One window of the Phycodurus eques isolate BA_2022a chromosome 7, UOR_Pequ_1.1, whole genome shotgun sequence genome contains the following:
- the si:ch211-286b4.4 gene encoding zonadhesin, which translates to MCPPGEHSPEGILQCLTCPMDSVCTFGYAHKCGPGKEPNFHHTECNDCPPGFYCSVCTIHCLQCPPGSYCPDSGMSQPLTCPPGSTSTLGQTSCHRCNDTSSMCGGAMPPNWRQSDHRSSQSVTCGPGTYKRLEEDSVCLVCPAGHFCEGGIAIPCPAGSYSPKEGLQKLTDCTICPAGFYCLERTSARPSPQFLCPPGFYCEEGTASPHGSPCPAGTAGEQVGQTSRAACKRCSEGRFCPAGSLAPGLPCARGRFCPAGTLEELTCTRGTFTPHQGAISLKDCLKCPAGFYCPEGTSDPVPCLPGSFNPLEGQTELANCRECHVGKACTQVALTAPDVDCVQGFVCPPGSSKPNAPTNACPPGTLSNRTDLTDRSQCQQCPARYACLRGTGGIHRPPLSCSVGHYCPPGTKFPTQYKCPVGTWSGQSGLEAESECQPCPQGWYCLVGSGAPSGRCSSGHFCPEGTAYGAQFPCPAGTYSIHMGNRQSEDCLPCPEGSFCLEGSSKPAPCPPSTFRRLKGGLTLEDCSTCPAGYFCSHSATINPRVCRAGSYSDKGAADCSPCLPGHFCSNETTSEEAMLSVMVCPPGFLCTQGLARDPRRSATLCPRGFYCPGGGIDPNPIPCPNGTYSERPGLSEVSECVPCPEAKYCYSQQPEEHPITAPTGLCPDGHYCPTGTGYLYSNPCQAGQYRSTASGHNGVVCVSCPSRHYCDRSGVHTPSVCPQGFYCPEGSSFAQPCPEGSFGSRAALSEESDCTPCGAGWHCSGVGLAEPSGICKGGFYCREGAKSATPVDGRTGGLCPPGSYCPPGSFTPIPCPAGTFSSSSGLGRPQDCVSCPPGLYCLGSNNTHPSAPCTPGYYCTGGSDTPIQHETAQGHYTLEGAVKPEPCTLGTFQPRRGAQSCLQCQGGRLCNQTGLSKPPLCPKGYYCPPASSVAHPCPPGWYSDEPGGEEVQHCQPCEAGRFCSKAGLSEPEGLCDPGHYCTSAASTASPVSVDSGGVCPAGYVCPMGTKHPQQHPCPVGTWSNTVGAQNLSFCLLCPPGLYCNTTGITQPSGTCDKGFYCSGGGVSPKPLDGLTGDICPVGHYCLIGSASPTPCPDGTYTNITGAETCIDCPPGSYCLSGESIQPCPLGHYCLAPGVEGILPCLPGTYNPHLGFSQVDQCLICPPGFYCDDWGLSEPTGPCQAGYYCKAGVNFPNPDGNYSTGVGGACPKGRYCPEGTSLPLPCPPGTYSDRLYMTDVTGCSSCPAGHFCATEGLSRPSGKCQTGFYCPGGDSAATGSEGRFCPPAHYCLEGSAGPASCPAGSYTNLTGQSMCLACPGGYYCPEKTSNFTKFPCPPGFYCPDVGSVVHTCR; encoded by the exons ATGTGTCCTCCTGGGGAACATTCCCCTGAAGGGATTCTCCAGTGTCTAACATGTCCTATGGACTCTGTCTGCACCTTTGGATATGCGCACAAG TGTGGGCCTGGAAAAGAGCCTAACTTTCATCACACTGAGTGTAATGACTGTCCCCCAGGTTTCTACTGCAGTGTGTGCACTATCCACTGCCTTCAGTGTCCTCCAG GAAGTTACTGTCCAGACAGTGGGATGTCCCAGCCGCTCACTTGTCCACCTGGCTCAACTTCCACACTGGGCCAGACTTCATGCCATAGGTGTAATGACACCTCATCAATGTGTGGGGGAGCCATGCCCCCCAACTGGAGGCAGTCGGACCACAGGTCAAGTCAATCAGTCACGTGTGGACCAGGCACATACAAACGCTTAGAAGAGGATTCTGTCTGTCTTGTGTGTCCAGCAG GTCATTTCTGTGAAGGAGGTATAGCTATACCTTGTCCTGCAGGGAGCTATAGTCCCAAAGAGGGTCTTCAGAAGCTGACAGACTGCACAATCTGTCCTGCAG GGTTTTATTGTCTGGAACGGACCTCTGCTCGACCCTCCCCTCAGTTCTTGTGCCCACCGGGTTTCTACTGTGAGGAGGGCACCGCCAGCCCTCACGGGTCACCTTGCCCTGCTGGAACAGCAGGAGAACAAGTGGGTCAGACAAGCAGGGCAGCTTGCAAAAGATGCAGCGAAGGACGATTCTGTCCTGCAG GCTCTTTAGCACCTGGCTTGCCATGCGCTCGAGGAAGGTTCTGTCCTGCTGGCACATTGGAGGAGCTCACGTGTACCCGAGGCACCTTCACCCCTCATCAAGGAGCAATAA GTTTGAAGGACTGTCTGAAATGCCCGGCCGGTTTCTATTGCCCCGAGGGGACAAGTGACCCTGTGCCGTGTCTGCCGGGCTCCTTTAACCCCTTAGAGGGTCAGACTGAGTTGGCTAACTGCAGAGAGTGTCACGTGGGGAAGGCCTGCACTCAAGTTGCTCTGACAGCTCCAGATGTGGACTGCGTGCAAGG GTTTGTGTGTCCTCCTGGTTCATCTAAACCCAATGCCCCAACTAATGCATGTCCACCAGGGACACTGAGCAACCGCACAGATCTCACGGATCGTTCACAGTGTCAGCAGTGTCCGGCCCGATATGCTTGTCTTCGAG GAACAGGTGGTATCCACAGACCACCTCTCTCCTGCTCTGTAGGCCATTATTGTCCACCTGGGACCAAGTTCCCCACCCAGTACAAATGTCCCGTGGGCACTTGGAGTGGTCAGAGTGGATTGGAAGCTGAAAGTGAGTGCCAGCCGTGCCCACAGGGTTGGTACTGTTTGGTTGGCTCAGGAGCGCCCTCGGGCCGATGCAGCTCTGGACACTTCTGTCCTGAAG GGACCGCATATGGCGCCCAGTTTCCTTGCCCTGCAGGTACATACAGCATCCACATGGGCAACAGGCAGAGTGAAGACTGCCTGCCTTGCCCTGAAGGCTCATTCTGTCTAGAAGGCAGCTCCAAACCTGCCCCCTGCCCCCC CTCAACATTTCGCCGTCTAAAAGGAGGTCTGACACTGGAGGACTGCTCTACTTGCCCCGCTGGTTATTTTTGTTCCCACTCAGCAACTATTAACCCCAGAGTGTGCAGAGCCGGGAGCTACTCT gaCAAAGGTGCTGCTGACTGTTCTCCATGCTTGCCTGGCCACTTCTGCAGTAACGAGACCACAAGTGAGGAAGCCATGCTCAGTGTCATGGTGTGCCCCCCGGGCTTTCTCTGCACTCAGGGCCTGGCTCGAGaccctcgccgctcggccaccctCTGTCCTCGTGGCTTCTACTGCCCCGGAGGAGGGATT GATCCCAACCCCATCCCATGCCCTAATGGTACCTACAGTGAACGTCCTGGTCTAAGTGAGGTCAGTGAGTGTGTCCCGTGTCCAGAGGCGAAGTACTGTTACTCTCAGCAGCCTGAAGAGCACCCCATCACCGCACCT ACTGGGCTTTGTCCTGATGGGCATTACTGCCCCACTGGGACTGGGTACCTGTATTCCAACCCCTGCCAAGCTGGACAATACAGGAGCACTGCATCTGGTCACAATGGAGTGGTGTGTGTCTCTTGCCCATCCAGGCACTACTGTGACAGATCAGGAGTCCACACACCCTCTGTCTGCCCTCAG GGTTTTTACTGTCCTGAGGGATCGTCCTTTGCCCAACCTTGTCCTGAAGGAAGCTTTGGCTCACGCGCCGCTCTCAGCGAAGAGTCTGACTGTACTCCTTGTGGCGCAGGTTGGCACTGCAGTGGTGTGGGCCTGGCAGAGCCCTCTGGCATCTGCAAAGGCGGATTCTACTGCAGAGAGGGAGCCAAGTCCGCA ACTCCAGTAGATGGCCGGACAGGTGGTTTGTGTCCTCCAGGAAGTTACTGCCCACCAGGTTCCTTCACTCCCATTCCATGCCCCGCTGGCACATTCAGCAGCAGCTCTGGTCTCGGCAGGCCTCAGGATTGTGTCAGCTGTCCACCGGG GTTGTATTGTTTAGGTTCCAACAACACCCACCCTTCAGCCCCATGCACTCCGGGATATTACTGCACTGGTGGTTCGGATACTCCTATTCAGCATGAAACGGCGCAGGGTCACTATACATTGGAAGGAGCAGTCAAACCAGAGCCATGTACTCTTGGAACTTTCCAGCCA CGTCGAGGTGCACAATCATGTTTGCAGTGTCAAGGAGGTCGACTCTGCAACCAGACAGGCTTGTCCAAGCCACCACTGTGCCCAAAAGGATACTACTGTCCTCCAGCATCTTCTGTTGCCCACCCGTGTCCTCCA GGGTGGTACTCCGATGAGCCCGGTGGTGAAGAAGTGCAGCACTGTCAGCCATGTGAGGCAGGACGGTTTTGCAGTAAAGCTGGCCTCTCTGAACCAGAGGGCCTCTGTGATCCTGGGCATTACTGCACCTCGGCAGCCTCTACAGCCTCTCCA GTTTCTGTGGACTCTGGGGGTGTGTGTCCCGCAGGCTATGTGTGCCCCATGGGGACCAAACACCCTCAGCAACACCCCTGTCCTGTTGGAACCTGGAGTAATACTGTGGGCGCCCAAAACCTGTCCTTCTGCCTCCTCTGCCCACCTGGACTGTACTGTAACACGACTGGAATCACCCAACCTTCAGGGACATGTGACAAAG gGTTTTACTGTTCAGGGGGCGGAGTGTCTCCAAAGCCACTTGATGGTTTGACTGGGGACATTTGTCCCGTTGGACACTACTGCCTCATTGGTTCAGCCTCCCCTACACCATGCCCTGATGGGACCTACACTAACATAACAG GTGcagaaacatgcattgattgccCCCCTGGGAGCTACTGTCTTTCAGGGGAGAGCATCCAGCCTTGCCCGTTAGGTCACTATTGTCTTGCACCGGGTGTCGAGGGCATCCTACCTTGCCTTCCTGGCACATACAACCCTCACTTGGGCTTCAGCCAGGTGGACCAGTGCCTCATTTGTCCACCAG GATTCTATTGTGATGACTGGGGTCTGTCTGAACCCACTGGGCCTTGCCAGGCTGGTTATTACTGCAAAGCTG GTGTAAACTTCCCAAATCCAGATGGAAACTACAGCACTGGAGTCGGAGGAGCGTGTCCAAAGGGAAGGTACTGCCCCGAGGGGACCAGTCTCCCTCTCCCCTGCCCCCCAGGAACCTACTCAGACCG tcTTTACATGACAGATGTCACTGGCTGCAGTTCGTGTCCGGCAGGTCATTTCTGTGCTACTGAAGGTCTGAGTCGACCGTCGGGAAAATGTCAGACAGGGTTTTACTGTCCGGGTGGAGACTCAGCAGCCACAG GCTCAGAGGGACGTTTTTGCCCACCCGCTCATTACTGCCTAGAAGGTAGTGCAGGCCCAGCATCCTGCCCAGCTGGTTCCTACACAAACCTCACAGGCCAGTCGATGTGTTTGGCCTGTCCTGGTGGCTACTACTGCCCAGAGAAGACGAGCAACTTCACCAAGTTTCCCTGCCCGCCAGGGTTCTATTGTCCTGATG tgggcagtgtggtgcacacaTGCAGATAA
- the LOC133404838 gene encoding uncharacterized protein LOC133404838 — translation MLAMFSLAVVMAMMTLVVYLCVNHNRCSGNGDNDDDDGDVPRSGSPVHSQVVVSPVNGSTQNEQLTLRVSSPDIESRSEVPYAEIMISVRGVSTPELTQVSYLATENLQQWQGCESRGPMQASRSADRLHLPQTREVSRKMSTNSEYAVITYG, via the exons ATGTTGGCAATGTTTTCCCTCGCTGTGGTCATGGCGATGATGACACTGGTAGTTTATTTATGTGTGAACCACAACCGATGCAGCGGGAATG gggataatgatgatgatgatggtgatgtgCCCAGATCAGG TTCACCAGTGCATTCCCAAGTTGTTGTCTCACCCGTAAATG GGTCAACCCAAAATGAACAACTGACTTTACGAGTTTCCTCACCAG aCATTGAGAGTCGAAGTGAGGTTCCATATGCCGAAATCATGATTTCAGTCAGAGGTGTCAGTACACCAGAACTCACTCAGGTCAGCTACTTGGCAACAGAAAACTTACAACAG TGGCAAGGCTGCGAATCGAGGGGTCCCATGCAGGCCTCACGCTCGGCTGACAGGCTTCACCTTCCGCAGACCAGGGAGGTCAGCCGCAAGATGAGCACCAACTCCGAGTACGCAGTCATCACGTACGGTTGA
- the spa17 gene encoding retinitis pigmentosa 1-like 1 protein: protein MSVPFCNTHLRIPRGFGALLEGLVREILRDQPRDIPIYAALYFKRLLSQRDGSGVDPTEWAASLEDRFDNDRAFQAVPEKEPATEVPLPEEKRAELQTEETPAQSAEATEQVSAATSDQVDPTEVLNERDQDVSQSETQSGVLEREENTEAGKTEEVAMGEAEQVAQEEAIEVAQEAQEEAQEETQEAQEGAQEETQKEAQEGAQEEAQEEAQEETQEGAQEEAQEETQKEAQEEAQEETQKEAQEGAQDEAQEEAQQVLQKEAQEEVEAGAEEDAEGGTLVQAEELGEGETTTAKVTGADNEDADNSQAADDESLIAQTEETEEAQPQRETLDEEEEGEAEAEKSNEEEGAVTEALNEEDDESANAEVNLDNTDEPTDVEVDSMEIPPAEQSVDAEDQPEEEGVEDVSEMERQEGQGNDELEIEGQQDDANNEEMEDKVADDPREEAGPAEAPEPND, encoded by the exons ATGTCGGTGCCTTTCTGCAACACCCACCTGAGGATTCCACGGGGGTTCGGAGCCCTCCTGGAAGGCCTGGTCCGAGAAATTCTTCGTGACCAACCTCGAGACATTCCCATATATGCCGCCCTCTACTTCAAACGTCTTCTCAGCCAACGAGATG GCAGTGGCGTGGACCCAACCGAGTGGGCTGCCAGCCTGGAAGATAGATTTGACAACGACCGTGCATTTCAG GCTGTTCCTGAAAAGGAGCCAGCGACAGAAGTCCCTTTACCTGA AGAAAAAAGAGCTGAGCTACAAACTGAAGAAACGCCTGCTCAGTCAGCAGAAGCCACAGAACAAGTCTCAGCAGCAACCTCTGATCAAGTTGACCCGACAGAGGTTCTCAACGAGAGAGATCAGGATGTATCGCAGTCTGAAACACAAAGTGGAGTCTTAGAGCGAGAAGAGAACACTGAAGCTGGAAAGACTGAGGAAGTGGCTATGGGGGAGGCTGAGCAAGTAGCTCAGGAGGAGGCTATAGAGGTGGCACAGGAGGCTCAGGAGGAGGCTCAGGAAGAGACTCAGGAGGCTCAGGAGGGGGCTCAGGAAGAGACTCAGAAGGAGGCTCAGGAGGGGGCTCAGGAGGAGGCTCAGGAGGAGGCTCAGGAAGAGACTCAGGAGGGGGCTCAGGAGGAGGCTCAGGAAGAGACTCAGAAGGAGGCTCAGGAGGAGGCTCAGGAAGAGACTCAGAAGGAGGCTCAGGAGGGGGCTCAGGACGAGGCTCAGGAGGAGGCTCAGCAGGTGCTTCAAAAGGAGGCTCAGGAGGAGGTTGAGGCGGGCGCAGAGGAGGATGCTGAAGGAGGTACTTTGGTGCAAGCTGAGGAGCTTGGAGAAGGAGAGACAACTACAGCAAAAGTCACAGGTGCTGATAATGAAGATGCTGATAATTCACAGGCTGCTGATGACGAGAGCCTCATAGCCCAGACAGAAGAAACTGAAGAAGCACAGCCTCAACGCGAAACCCTcgatgaggaagaagaaggtGAAGCTGAGGCCGAAAAGTCAAATGAGGAGGAAGGTGCAGTAACCGAGGCTCTTAATGAGGAAGATGACGAATCAGCTAATGCAGAAGTAAATCTGGACAACACCGATGAACCGACAGACGTTGAGGTTGACTCCATGGAGATTCCACCGGCTGAGCAAAGTGTTGATGCGGAGGACCAACCAGAAGAAGAAGGTGTAGAGGATGTTTCAGAGATGGAGAGACAGGAAGGGCAAGGCAACGATGAGCTTGAAATAGAGGGACAGCAAGATGACGCCAACAATGAGGAAATGGAAG ATAAAGTAGCTGATGACCCTCGAGAGGAGGCCGGGCCAGCGGAAGCACCAGAGCCCAATGATTAG